A stretch of DNA from Paenibacillus sp. FSL W8-0186:
GGCGAACGTTGTGCCGAAGGTGCATTTGTACGGCAAGGCCGGATCGGCCGCCAAACGCAAAATGGGACATGTCAACGTGCTGTGCAGCGATGTTCAGGACGCGGTTGATTTTATACAGCAAACTACAATTTGGAGGAATCAACTCATATGATCGAACGTTACAGCAGACCCGAAATGAGAGCGATCTGGACCGAGGAGAACAAGTTCAAAGCGTGGCTGGAAGTGGAAATCTGCGCGTGCGAGGCTTGGGCTGAACTCGGAGTTATTCCGAAAGAGGACGCAGCACTGCTGCGTCAGAATGCCTCCTTCGATATGGATCGTATTTACGAAATCGAGCAGGAGACCCGCCATGATGTGATCGCCTTTACTCGAGCCGTATCGGAAAGCCTGGGAGCGGAGCGCAAATGGGTACATTACGGCCTCACTTCGACGGACGTCGTCGATACCGCTCTAGGTTATCTGCTGAAACAAGCGAATGAGATACTCGAACAAGATATTATGAACTTCATTGAAATCCTCCGAGAAAAAGCCATTGCCTATAAAGATACGCCGATGATGGGCCGTACCCATGGCGTACATGCGGAGCCGACGACGTTCGGCCTGAAGATGGCCTTGTGGCATGAGGAAATGAAGCGGAACCTGGAGCGGTTCCGCAGAGCCGCGGACGGCGTTCAGTTCGGCAAAATCTCCGGCGCCGTTGGTACCTACGCGAACATCGATCCGTTCGTCGAGGAATACGTCTGCAAGAAGCTGGGCACGAAGCCGGCGCCGATTTCGACGCAGACGCTGCAGCGCGACCGCCATGCCGAATACATGGCGACGCTGGCGCTGATCGCGACATCGCTTGATAAATTCGCGACCGAAGTCCGCGCTCTGCAGAAGAGCGAGTTCCGGGAGGTCGAGGAAGCCTTCGCCAAAGGCCAAAAGGGCTCCTCAGCGATGCCGCACAAGCGCAACCCGATCGGCAGCGAGAACATTTCCGGCTTGTCCCGCGTAATCCGCGGCCATATGGTGTCCGCTTACGAGAACGTGACGCTGTGGCATGAGCGCGACATCTCGCATTCCTCGGTCGAACGCGTCATTCTGCCGGATGCGACGATGCTGCTCAATTACATGCTGAACCGCTTCGGCAATATCGTGAAGAACCTGACGGTCTTCCCGGAGAACATGAAGCGCAACATGAGCCGCACGTTCGGCGTTCCGTTCTCTGGACGCGTCATGACGAAGCTGATCGACAAAGGCTTCAGCCGCGAGCAGGCTTACGATACAGTTCAGCCCTGGGCGATGCAGGCCTGGGAGACGCAGCGCCAGTTCCGCGAGCTGATCGAGGAGACGCCGGAAATTACGGCCGTCCTAAGCAAAGAAGATATTGAGGATGCTTTTGATCCGTCCTGGCATTTGAAGCATGTAGACACGATTTTCCGCAAGCTCGGATTGTCTGAATAACTACGAAGCGGAAGGGGGCTGGAACAATGGCATCACAAGCAATTTCAACCGCAGTGGAGCTGGTGAATGCGCCGCTGCTGTATAAAGGAAAAGTCCGCGAGCTGTACGATTTGGGAGAGCACTTCCTGATCGTGGTGACGGATCGCATTTCCGCTTTCGATTACGTGCTCGAGCCGGCCGTGCCGGACAAGGGCAATGTGCTCAACCGCTTAAGCGCCCATTGGTTCTCGCTAACCGGCGGACTGATTGGCAATCACGTCATCCATACCGATATAGACCGTCTTGGCGATGCGGTGAAGCCGGAGCACAAGCACCTGCTGAAGGACCGGATTATGGTGGCCCGGAGAGCGGAGCGGATTCCTATTGAATGCGTTGTGCGCGGTTACGTAACGGGCAGCGGCTGGAGGCAGTATGAAGCAACTGGCGAGATCAACGGCACGAAGCTGCCGGAAGGTCTGCGGAAGAACGCCAAGCTGCCAGAGCCGATTTTTACGCCTGCGGCGAAGAACGATGTCGGCCATGACGAGGATATTTCCTTTGAACGATTGGTGGAGCTAGTCGGAGCGGACTTGGCGGAGCGGCTGCGCAGCCGGAGTCTCGAATTGTACGAGTTCGCGCGCCGGTATTGCGATGAGCGGGGAATCATCCTCGCGGACTGCAAGCTGGAATTCGGCACCGTGGACGGCAAGCTGATCCTGATCGACGAAATTTTCACCCCGGACGCCGCACGCTTCTGGGCCAAGGAAAATTACGCGCTCGACACAGATATCGACAGCATGGATAAAGAGCCTGTACGAACTTATTTGGCTGGCTCCGGCTGGGACAAGAACAGCAAGCCGGCGCCACTGCCCCCTTCGGTCGTTGAAGAGACGGCCCGGCGTTACCTTGACATTTATGCCCGCCTGGCGGGCGAGCGGTTATTTTGAAGTATTTTTAACGGGAGTAAAGCAGCAATGCTTTCACTATATATAGCAACACTAGCAACACTAGCAATATTAGCAAAACCAGCAACACTAGTAATACCAGCAGCACCATAACTATGATCATTCATTATTATTTTTTAGGAGGAACACGAGGAATATGATTAAAGCGTCCGTTTATGTCACCATCAAGCAAAGCGTACTTGATCCGCAAGGGGTTGCCGTTCAAGGTGCACTGCATTCCATGGGATTTGCAGAGGTTGAAAGTGTCCGCATCGGTAAATATCTGGAGCTGCAGCTCGATACAAATGATCGCAACGAGGCGGAAGCCCGCGTCAAAGAAATGTGCGAAAAGCTGCTGGCCAACACGGTCGTTGAAGATTACCGCTTTGAATTGGAGGGCTAATCCATGAAATTCGCAGTACTCGTATTTCCCGGTTCCAACTGTGACATCGACTGCTACAAAGCCGTTGAAGACACGTTAGGCGAGCCAGTCGATTATGTGTGGCATACCGCCACAGATCTTTCCGCTTATGATTGCATCCTAGTTCCGGGCGGATTCTCTTACGGCGACTATTTGCGCTGCGGAGCGATTGCGAGATTTGCTCCGGTGATGGCCGAGGTCGCTAAAGCCGCCGAACAAGGTAAATATATTCTTGGCATCTGCAACGGATTTCAGATTCTGACCGAGGCGGGGCTGCTGCCAGGCACGCTGCGCCGCAACGCGACGCTGAAATTCCGCTGCCATGATACCGTTCTTCGCGTAGAGAACAACGACAATCCGTTCACGACCCAATACCAGAAGGGCGAGGAAATTCATATTCCGATCGCTCATGGCGAGGG
This window harbors:
- a CDS encoding phosphoribosylaminoimidazolesuccinocarboxamide synthase yields the protein MASQAISTAVELVNAPLLYKGKVRELYDLGEHFLIVVTDRISAFDYVLEPAVPDKGNVLNRLSAHWFSLTGGLIGNHVIHTDIDRLGDAVKPEHKHLLKDRIMVARRAERIPIECVVRGYVTGSGWRQYEATGEINGTKLPEGLRKNAKLPEPIFTPAAKNDVGHDEDISFERLVELVGADLAERLRSRSLELYEFARRYCDERGIILADCKLEFGTVDGKLILIDEIFTPDAARFWAKENYALDTDIDSMDKEPVRTYLAGSGWDKNSKPAPLPPSVVEETARRYLDIYARLAGERLF
- the purS gene encoding phosphoribosylformylglycinamidine synthase subunit PurS, translating into MIKASVYVTIKQSVLDPQGVAVQGALHSMGFAEVESVRIGKYLELQLDTNDRNEAEARVKEMCEKLLANTVVEDYRFELEG
- the purQ gene encoding phosphoribosylformylglycinamidine synthase subunit PurQ produces the protein MKFAVLVFPGSNCDIDCYKAVEDTLGEPVDYVWHTATDLSAYDCILVPGGFSYGDYLRCGAIARFAPVMAEVAKAAEQGKYILGICNGFQILTEAGLLPGTLRRNATLKFRCHDTVLRVENNDNPFTTQYQKGEEIHIPIAHGEGNYYCDEETHAQLKANNQIIFRYVDNPNGSVDDIAGVSNERGNVVGMMPHPERAVDSLLGSEDGKRMFTSILKAWRDRHESASVR
- the purB gene encoding adenylosuccinate lyase; this encodes MIERYSRPEMRAIWTEENKFKAWLEVEICACEAWAELGVIPKEDAALLRQNASFDMDRIYEIEQETRHDVIAFTRAVSESLGAERKWVHYGLTSTDVVDTALGYLLKQANEILEQDIMNFIEILREKAIAYKDTPMMGRTHGVHAEPTTFGLKMALWHEEMKRNLERFRRAADGVQFGKISGAVGTYANIDPFVEEYVCKKLGTKPAPISTQTLQRDRHAEYMATLALIATSLDKFATEVRALQKSEFREVEEAFAKGQKGSSAMPHKRNPIGSENISGLSRVIRGHMVSAYENVTLWHERDISHSSVERVILPDATMLLNYMLNRFGNIVKNLTVFPENMKRNMSRTFGVPFSGRVMTKLIDKGFSREQAYDTVQPWAMQAWETQRQFRELIEETPEITAVLSKEDIEDAFDPSWHLKHVDTIFRKLGLSE